TAGGATGAGCATACAATACAAAATTTTAATCGTAGATGATAATGAGCATAGCCGCTATTCGCTGCAAAAGACGCTCCAAAGGCCTGAATACCAGTTTATTGAAGCCCATGATGGTTCTTCCGCTATTCAGCTGGTCCAATCGATTAAACCGGACTTAATTCTGCTTGATGTTCGCCTCCCGGGTATTGACGGTTTTCAAATATGCGAATCCATTCGTCAGTTTGAAAAACATGTTCCGATAGTGTTTGTCACGGCCAACCTTAAAGAATTCGTTGATCAAGTACACGGATTTGAAAAAGGCGGCGACGATTATATTATCCAGCCGTATGATCCGAAAGAATTGATCATAAAAATAAAAGTTTTGCTGCGTAATAAGAGACTCTACGATGAATTGCTCGAAGAAGTTCAGAAATTAGATAAAATGAAGTCGGATTTAAATTCATCCAACGAGAAATTGAAAGAAGTGAATTCGCAGTTGGCAGAAAAAAACGACTTTCTCGTATCTCTTACCATTACTGATCCGCTTACCTCATTATACAACCGAAAATATTTCCATCAGCGAATTGAAAAGGAAATAAGCGCGGTAAAGCGTTATAAACACGATTCGAGCGCTGCTATCTTAGATATCGACCATTATAAAAAAGTGAATGAGCGTTTCAGCCGGCAACAAGGTGACGTCGTTCTAAAGGAACTGTCCAGTATATTGGTCAACAGCGTACGTAATTCGGATGTGGTCACTCGTTTTGACGGAGGCAAGTTTGCAATAATTTTTACCCACACACCGGAAGAGAATGCGCTCACAAAAGCGCGAATGATTCATGAGTCTATTATGGCTTACCCTTTTCCTGTATACGAAGATCTTATTTCGGAAGATGTTTGGAATTCTTTGTCGACTAAGTCAATTCAATTGACGGCAAGTATTGCCGTCGCCGGGTTATCGCGCGACTGGATCAAAAATGAAGCCGACCTGATTGGAGCATTGAATGATTCCATCGATCAGGCTAAACACCAGGGCGGTAACCGTGTCTTAACAGTAACTCAAAATATGCAGCAGCAATAGGAGAATAGAATTAACATGAACACGGAACATGATGGAAGTTTTGAAACGCGCCATATAGGGCCGAATCCGGATGAGACAAAAGCAATGTTGGATGTCATCGGTGTATCTTCGCTGGACAATTTAATTAATCAAACGGTCCCTGAACTCATACGTCTTACCAAGGAAATGAATCTTCCTCCTGCTTTGGGCGAGTATGACGTATTAAAGGAAATGAAGAGTATTGCATCAAAGAATAAAGTTTACAAGTCTTATATCGGGATGGGATATTACGGATGCATAACGCCAACGGTTATCCTGAGAAATATTCTGGAGAACCCGAGTTGGTATACGCAATATACTCCCTATCAAGCTGAAATCGCCCAGGGACGGCTAGAGGCGTTGCTCAATTATCAGACGATGATATCGGATTTGACAGCTTTACCGGTCGCTAACGCTTCTTTGCTCGACGAAGGAACGGCCGCGGCCGAGGCTATGCATATGTTGCACGCGTCACAAACCGATTCGAAACGAAACAGATTTTTTGTTTCACAGAACTGCTTTCCGCAAACTATCGATATTCTAAAAACGCGCGCGAATCCCCTCGGAATTAAGATCATCGTAGGCGATCACACAAAGTTTGATTACACAAAGAATTTCTTCGGAGCGCTTGTTCAATATCCTGACTGCGATGGTGAGATCATTGATTACAAAGATTTCTGCAGTAAGATCCATGATCAAGGAGGGTATGTCGCGGTGGCCGCTGACCTGCTCAGTCTTGCGCTTCTGACGCCGCCGGGTGAGTGGGGCGCAGACGTCGTTGTCGGATCTTCGCAGCGTTTTGGAATTCCGATGGGTTACGGCGGGCCTCATGCAGGCTATTTTTCAACTAAGGACGAGTTCAAACGAAAGATCCCTGGACGCATAATCGGTGTATCCATTGATTCGCACGGAAAACGCGCTCTGCGTATGGCATTACAGACACGCGAGCAGCATATTCGCCGAGAAAAAGCCACGAGCAATATTTGCACTGCGCAGGTTCTATTGGCCAATATGGCCGGCATGTATGCCGTATATCACGGCCCTAAGGGAATTAAAAATATTGCATCCCGCGTCAATCAATTAGCGTCCGTTTTGAATAAGGGTCTGGAAGAACTCGGATTCAAGCAACTCAATCAAAACTATTTTGATACGATTAAGATTCTCATAAAAGATGCCGCTTTATATAAAAGAGTCAAGAAAGCGGCTTTAGGAATTCAGATTAATTTGAGGTATATCGACAAACAAACAGTAGGTATTTCTATTGACGAAACGACGTCTGCATCCGATATCCAGAGGATTACCAATATGTTTGCTGCAGCCAAAGGAGTCCCTGCGGTTTCAATTGATATGGATGTTCAGAATTTTCTGCCGCTGACCCTGATTCGAAAAACTGCTTATTTACAGCATCCTGTATTTAATTCTCATCATTCGGAAGCGGAAATGCTACGCTATATCAAGTCACTTGAAAACAAAGACCTGTCCCTCGCTAATTCCATGATTCCGCTTGGCTCATGTACGATGAAATTGAACGCCACGACAGAAATGATACCCGTAAGTTGGCCGGAATTTGCTGCTCTACATCCATTTACGCCGATTAATCAGACTTCAGGTTATCAACAAATATTTCTTGAACTTGAAAATTATCTTAATGAAATCACGGGTTTTGCAGCCACGTCACTTCAGCCGAATGCCGGCGCGCAGGGCGAGTATACCGGATTGATGGTAATTAGGGCTTATTTAAAAAGCATGAAGCAATCTCATCGCAACGTCGCATTAATCCCGTCATCTGCACACGGAACTAATCCTGCAAGCGCCGTTATGGCGGGCATGCAGGTTGTCGTAATCAAATGCGATGACCATGGAAATATTGATGTAAATGACCTGAAAGAAAAGGCGGAACAGCATAAAGAAAATCTTGCGGCATTAATGGTTACGTATCCGTCGACGCATGGCGTGTTCGAAGAAAGTATTAATGAAATGTGCGCGATCGTACATCAGCACGGCGGCCAGGTATACATGGACGGCGCCAATATGAATGCGCAAGTCGGATTGACCAACCCGGCAATGATCGGCGCAGACGTATGCCATTTGAATTTACATAAGACATTTTGTATTCCGCACGGCGGCGGCGGCCCAGGAATGGGACCTATTTGTGTAGCAAGCCACCTTGCTCCATTCCTGCCCGGACACACGGTTGTAAAGACGGGCGGCAGACAGGCTATTACGGCTGTTTCTGCTGCACCGTGGGGCAGCGCCAGTATTTTGTTAATTTCCTATATCTACATTCGGATGATGGGCGCTCGCGGACTTACGAATGCAACAAAGTACGCCATTCTCAATGCAAACTATATCAAATCCAGATTGCGCGGTTATTATGAGGCGCTATACTCCGGTAAAAACGGTCGAAGTGCGCACGAAATGATTCTTGATACCCGCGTTTTTAAAACTACGGCGAATGTCGAAGTGATCGATATTGCAAAACGACTGATGGATTATGGTTTTCACGCGCCAACGGTTTCATTTCCCGTTCCGGGAACCTTGATGGTAGAGCCTACGGAAAGCGAACCTAAGCCTGAACTCGACCGTTTCTGCGATGCGTTGATCTCTATTCGAAAAGAAATTGAAGAAATCGAAAAGGGGGAGTCAGACAAGGAAAATAATGTTTTAAAAAATGCGCCGCATACCATCGAAACGCTTGTTGCGGATGATTGGAAATATCCCTATTTGCGCGAAAAAGCGGCATATCCATTATCGTTTTTAAGAACCGCTAAATTCTGGCCGAGCGTTGGACGAGTTAACGATGCTCACGGCGACCGGAATCTTATCTGTAGCTGTCCGCCGGTTGAAAGTTATACTTAAGAAAACTGTTGCGTCGTTCGATTAAATACTTTATATTTGCAGCCCAATTGAGAATAAGATATTGTTTATAAAAAATATAAGGAGAATCTTTCATGCCCGTAAAAGCATTTCCATTTGATAAACTGGATGAAAAGATCGAAAACGTATACGAAGCGGTGATCATTGCCGCTCGGCGCGCACGTCAGATCAATGACGAACAAATGATTCAGGTTCGTACTCTAATGGAAGGCGAGGATGCTGAGGATGACGAGGCGCCGCGTATTAACCGCGAAGACATTCTCGATCTTGAAAAATTACCTAAACCGGTCGCGACAGCTCTCAAAGAATTACTGGATCAAAAACTCGAACACGAGTATCTGGATAAAGAGGAAAAATAGATCTCTGTTCTCTGCAGAATTTTATTCTAATTCCAAATAACAAACTTTATCCAAAAAAGTCTGTTATTTGGAATTTCTTATTTTACCCGTAGGAAAATGTTATGCAAGCAGGCAATCCAAAATATGCCGGAAAGAAAATTTTAATTGGGATGACCGGAGGAATTGCTTGCTACAAAATGTGTGAGTTAGTGCGCTCTTTAAAAAAAAACGGCGCAGAAGTACGCGTAATCATGACGCGTCATGCGACCGAATTTATTTCTCCACTTACTCTAGAGACTCTCTCGGGCTATAAAGTTACAACTGAGACCTTCCCCCCTTACGATTCTGCACATACGGAAATGACAGGCACCCATCATATTGATATAGCAAATTGGCCCGATATTTTTCTTATTGCGCCGGCCGGCGGAAATATGGTGGGTAAAATCGCCAACGGTATAGCGGATGAGATTCTATCTACCGTCGTCATGGCCTGTCCTAAACCCATTTTGTTAGCGCTGGCAATGAATGACAAAATGTACCTAAATCCAATCGTTCAGAAAAATATCCAGACCTTGCGTGAATTTAATTATGGCATTATTGATCCTGAAACGGGCTTTTTGGCTGAAGGCTATGAGGGGGTTGGCCGTTTGGCGGACATTGAAAAGATCATTTGGAAGGTAGAAAAGGCACTTTTTGGAAACAACTCGCTTATTAATAAAAAAATCTTAGTGACAGCGGGGCCAACGCATGAATCACTTGATCCCGTGCGATTTCTGACAAATCATTCTTCCGGCAGAATGGGGTACGCTGTGGCAAAAGAAGCCGTTCTGCAGGGAGCCGGCGTAACTCTTATTTCAGGCCCCACTCATTTGCCGCCGCCGCAGGATGTACGTTTAGTTACGGCTACTTCTGCTGAAGATATGGCCCGTGCGGTTGATGACAATATTTCTGATCACGATGTGCTGATCATGGCGGCTGCAGTTGCCGATTTCACTCCATATAATCAG
The sequence above is drawn from the bacterium genome and encodes:
- a CDS encoding diguanylate cyclase, which produces MSIQYKILIVDDNEHSRYSLQKTLQRPEYQFIEAHDGSSAIQLVQSIKPDLILLDVRLPGIDGFQICESIRQFEKHVPIVFVTANLKEFVDQVHGFEKGGDDYIIQPYDPKELIIKIKVLLRNKRLYDELLEEVQKLDKMKSDLNSSNEKLKEVNSQLAEKNDFLVSLTITDPLTSLYNRKYFHQRIEKEISAVKRYKHDSSAAILDIDHYKKVNERFSRQQGDVVLKELSSILVNSVRNSDVVTRFDGGKFAIIFTHTPEENALTKARMIHESIMAYPFPVYEDLISEDVWNSLSTKSIQLTASIAVAGLSRDWIKNEADLIGALNDSIDQAKHQGGNRVLTVTQNMQQQ
- the gcvP gene encoding aminomethyl-transferring glycine dehydrogenase, encoding MNTEHDGSFETRHIGPNPDETKAMLDVIGVSSLDNLINQTVPELIRLTKEMNLPPALGEYDVLKEMKSIASKNKVYKSYIGMGYYGCITPTVILRNILENPSWYTQYTPYQAEIAQGRLEALLNYQTMISDLTALPVANASLLDEGTAAAEAMHMLHASQTDSKRNRFFVSQNCFPQTIDILKTRANPLGIKIIVGDHTKFDYTKNFFGALVQYPDCDGEIIDYKDFCSKIHDQGGYVAVAADLLSLALLTPPGEWGADVVVGSSQRFGIPMGYGGPHAGYFSTKDEFKRKIPGRIIGVSIDSHGKRALRMALQTREQHIRREKATSNICTAQVLLANMAGMYAVYHGPKGIKNIASRVNQLASVLNKGLEELGFKQLNQNYFDTIKILIKDAALYKRVKKAALGIQINLRYIDKQTVGISIDETTSASDIQRITNMFAAAKGVPAVSIDMDVQNFLPLTLIRKTAYLQHPVFNSHHSEAEMLRYIKSLENKDLSLANSMIPLGSCTMKLNATTEMIPVSWPEFAALHPFTPINQTSGYQQIFLELENYLNEITGFAATSLQPNAGAQGEYTGLMVIRAYLKSMKQSHRNVALIPSSAHGTNPASAVMAGMQVVVIKCDDHGNIDVNDLKEKAEQHKENLAALMVTYPSTHGVFEESINEMCAIVHQHGGQVYMDGANMNAQVGLTNPAMIGADVCHLNLHKTFCIPHGGGGPGMGPICVASHLAPFLPGHTVVKTGGRQAITAVSAAPWGSASILLISYIYIRMMGARGLTNATKYAILNANYIKSRLRGYYEALYSGKNGRSAHEMILDTRVFKTTANVEVIDIAKRLMDYGFHAPTVSFPVPGTLMVEPTESEPKPELDRFCDALISIRKEIEEIEKGESDKENNVLKNAPHTIETLVADDWKYPYLREKAAYPLSFLRTAKFWPSVGRVNDAHGDRNLICSCPPVESYT
- the rpoZ gene encoding DNA-directed RNA polymerase subunit omega; protein product: MPVKAFPFDKLDEKIENVYEAVIIAARRARQINDEQMIQVRTLMEGEDAEDDEAPRINREDILDLEKLPKPVATALKELLDQKLEHEYLDKEEK
- the coaBC gene encoding bifunctional phosphopantothenoylcysteine decarboxylase/phosphopantothenate--cysteine ligase CoaBC, with amino-acid sequence MQAGNPKYAGKKILIGMTGGIACYKMCELVRSLKKNGAEVRVIMTRHATEFISPLTLETLSGYKVTTETFPPYDSAHTEMTGTHHIDIANWPDIFLIAPAGGNMVGKIANGIADEILSTVVMACPKPILLALAMNDKMYLNPIVQKNIQTLREFNYGIIDPETGFLAEGYEGVGRLADIEKIIWKVEKALFGNNSLINKKILVTAGPTHESLDPVRFLTNHSSGRMGYAVAKEAVLQGAGVTLISGPTHLPPPQDVRLVTATSAEDMARAVDDNISDHDVLIMAAAVADFTPYNQEDQKIKKSEEWILKLKKTTDILSGVASKKGNKIVVGFALETENEIQNAQMKLKSKNLNFIVLNNPKDIGAGFNTKTNKITIIDQNHIEKLPLMTKEDVAKIILNRIIKIL